The DNA segment CGGCACAAGGAGTTCGGCCTGGAGGAGGGCGACTCCACGCTCTGGGTGACCGCGTCGGACGAGCAGCCCGAACCCGGGGAATGGCTGGAGGCGCCCTTCGAGGGGGTCGACCCGCAGCGGGTGGTCTGCCGCTTCGACGTCAGCACGGTGTTCGACGAGGACCTGGACGACGTCGACGAGGCGGAGGACGGTGACGAGGACGCCGATGAGGGCGACGAGGGCGACGACGACCTTGAGGACGAGCTCGACAGGGATCTGGACGAGGAAGACGATCTGGAGCCACTGGACGCGGAACGCTGACGTGGCTCGCTGAGGCGATCACCGACGCTGGGCGGTTGTTCCGAGGCGGCGGCGGTCACGGATGAACACCGTGACCGCCGCCGCCTTCGTGTGCGCGGCCCCCGCGCCTGCGGGTCGGCCGGGGCCCGGTCAGCCCGCCGCCGGCACCTGCGTGCCGAGCAGGACGGGGAGGCGGGTCGTGCGCGGCTTCGCCGGGACCTCGGCGACGGCTCGGGGCAGGGCCTGCTCCACGCCGTGGACCACGGAGAGGTGGCGGTCGGCTCGGCTGAAGGCCGTGTAGACCCAGGGGCGGCTCAGGGCCTGGGCCGCGTCGCCGGGGAGGACCACGACCACCGCGGGCCAGCGGGCGCCCGCCGCCTGGTGTGCGGTCAGGGCCCAGCCGTGCCGTACGGACTGCTCCACCCGTTCCTTCGGTACGACGACGGCCTCGCCCTCGCAGGACAGGTGCAGTCCCTCGGCGTCGGCCTTCACCACCTGACCCGGCACCGTACGGCCCGGCGCGGGGGAGTAGGCCACGCAGTCACCGGGGTCGAAGCCGCCGAAGCGGCCGGGGCCGGGGTTGAGGCGTTCCTTGAGGGCGGCGTTGAGCGCCCGCGTGCCTGCCGCGCCGCCGTGGCCCGGCGTGATCACCCGGGTCTCCTCGGCGGTGACGCCGAACGCGCGGGGCACCGAGTCCGCGACGAGCTGCACGGTGCGGTGCACGGCCTCGCCCGCGTCCCGCACCGGCACGATCACGACCTCCTTGCCGGGTGCCTCGACCTGGTTGAGCTCACCGATGCCGATCCCGGACACCAACTCGCCCAGCGGACCAGGATCCGGCTGCCGCGAGGCGATCTGCGGACAGCTCCGCGCCGCCAGCAGGTCGGCGAACACCCGCCCGGGCCCCGCCGACCACAGCACCGCGGGATCCCCGACCAGCACCAGCCGGGCTCCGTCCGGCAACGACTCCGTGAGCAGGGCCGCCGTCTCGACATCCACCTGCGGTGCGTCGAGTACGACGAGCAGATCGAGGTCGAACGCACCGTCCGTGTCACGGCCGGGCCCTTCGGCACCGGAGAGCAGACCGGCCACGGTGGCGACGCCGGGTGCGCCGGGCGCGCCGGTTTCGCTCAGCCGTGCGGCGAAGCGGCTCCGCCCGATCGGGCTCTGGGTGGCCGCCCAGGCCCGCAGACCGAGAGCCCGCGCCGCGTGCAGCAGTGCCGCCGGTTCGGCCAGGGACGCCTCCCCGCCGGTGTGGAGGACCAGGCCGTGGGTCGCCACCGCGCGGACCAGATCCGCGGCGGAGCCCGCGTCGGCCGCGGCCCGCTCCCAGTCCTCGGCCGAACCGTCCTGCTTCGGCGCCGAGTT comes from the Streptomyces sp. NBC_00443 genome and includes:
- a CDS encoding helix-hairpin-helix domain-containing protein, translated to MSTEPPETTGNTEPGPTEAAPGASTGGAEERPAESETASGDRQASEGEGVGEGASPAVEADGGDGEAAVQDSAAKDGDGGDGAQLSETEAEIAAQRIERERIERRKAERQAPVESGAKLSGQAADLLAAVRAVESGAKPPATVFSEPEPPRRPAPQPVRPPRPVAADGAAAAAPEAVESVRQVLADAGAPEALAAQAAAALGEGAGDQLRADPWQLLRIGGVRPEQADGFARALLGAECAPDDERRGRAVTVWLLDQAALAGHTALELTTLTAALNQRGVPDADAAVQNTLAEGEALAFQDTLDAPGAPARRDDEAEEGDEERPVRVLVGLERYALAEESLADGLARLINSAPKQDGSAEDWERAAADAGSAADLVRAVATHGLVLHTGGEASLAEPAALLHAARALGLRAWAATQSPIGRSRFAARLSETGAPGAPGVATVAGLLSGAEGPGRDTDGAFDLDLLVVLDAPQVDVETAALLTESLPDGARLVLVGDPAVLWSAGPGRVFADLLAARSCPQIASRQPDPGPLGELVSGIGIGELNQVEAPGKEVVIVPVRDAGEAVHRTVQLVADSVPRAFGVTAEETRVITPGHGGAAGTRALNAALKERLNPGPGRFGGFDPGDCVAYSPAPGRTVPGQVVKADAEGLHLSCEGEAVVVPKERVEQSVRHGWALTAHQAAGARWPAVVVVLPGDAAQALSRPWVYTAFSRADRHLSVVHGVEQALPRAVAEVPAKPRTTRLPVLLGTQVPAAG